The following are encoded in a window of Doryrhamphus excisus isolate RoL2022-K1 chromosome 16, RoL_Dexc_1.0, whole genome shotgun sequence genomic DNA:
- the LOC131104204 gene encoding N-chimaerin codes for MALNVFDHDEYRPPVWKSYLYQLQQEAPHPRRVTCTCEVDNRPKYYGREYHGMISREEADQLLSQAEGSYLIRESQRQPGTYTLALRFGIQTKNFRLYHDGKHFVGEKRFESIHDLVTDGLITLYIETKAAEYIAKMTINPIYEHVGYTTLNQEPTLKKHVPRGREAPDGPAPIKDDHNAEERLTSLVRRATLKESDMVPKYEKVHNFKVHTFRGPHWCEYCANFMWGLIAQGVKCADCGLNVHKQCSKVVPNDCQPDLRHVKKVYSCDLTTLVKAHNTKRPMVVDMCIQEIEARGLQSEGLYRISGFSELVEDVKLAFDRDGEKADISSSTYEDINIITGALKLYFRELPIPLITYDAYPHFIESAKISDAEKRLESLHEALKLLPPAHCESLRYLMAHLKRVTQFEKENLMSSENLGIVFGPTLMRAPELDAMTALNDIRYQRLVVETLITNEDVLF; via the exons ATGGCCCTGAATGTGTTTG ACCATGATGAATACAGACCACCAGTGTGGAAGTCTTACT TGTATCAGCTCCAGCAGGAGGCGCCCCACCCCCGCAGGGTGACCTGCACTTGTGAG GTGGATAACCGACCCAAATACTATGGAAGAGA GTACCATGGCATGATTTCCAGAGAGGAAGCCGACCAGCTACTGAGTCAGGCGGAAGGCAGCTACCTCATTCGAGAGAGCCAGAGGCAGCCGGGCACGTACACCTTGGCGCTGAG GTTTGGGATCCAGACAAAAAACTTCCGTCTCTACCATGACGGGAAGCACTTTGTCGGGGAGAAGAGGTTTGAGTCCATCCACGACCTGGTCACCGATGGCCTCATCACACTTTACATTGAGACCAAG GCAGCAGAGTACATCGCTAAGATGACCATTAACCCAATCTATGAGCACGTGGGCTACACCACCCTCAACCAGGAGCCCACGCTGAAGAAGCATGTGCCACGCGGACGAGAGGCCCCCGATGGCCCGGCACCGATCAAAGACGACCACAATGCTGAGGAGAGG CTCACATCACTGGTGCGGCGAGCCACGCTGAAGGAAAGCGACATGGTGCCCAAATATGAGAAGGTTCACAACTTCAAG GTTCATACATTTCGTGGCCCTCACTGGTGTGAGTACTGCGCCAATTTCATGTGGGGGCTCATCGCCCAGGGAGTCAAGTGTGCAG ACTGTGGGTTGAATGTCCACAAGCAATGCTCCAAAGTGGTGCCCAATGACTGCCAGCCGGACCTGCGGCACGTTAAGAAGGTGTACAGCTGCGATCTGACCACCCTCGTCAAAGCGCACAACACCAAGAGGCCCATGGTGGTCGACATGTGCATTCAGGAAATCGAAGCCAGAG gTCTCCAGTCGGAAGGTTTGTACAGGATATCGGGCTTCAGCGAGCTAGTTGAAGATGTCAAGCTGGCGTTCGATAGAG ACGGCGAGAAGGCGGACATCTCGTCCAGCACCTATGAGGACATCAACATCATCACCGGGGCGCTCAAGCTCTACTTCCGAGAGCTCCCCATCCCCCTCATCACATACGACGCCTACCCACACTTCATAGAGTCCGCAA AGATCTCTGATGCAGAAAAGCGTCTGGAATCCCTCCATGAGGCCTTGAAGCTGCTGCCTCCAGCTCACTGCGAGTCGCTGCGTTACCTCATGGCGCACCTCAAGAG GGTGACCCAGTTCGAGAAGGAGAACCTCATGTCCAGTGAGAACCTGGGGATTGTGTTTGGGCCCACGCTGATGAGAGCGCCCGAGCTGGACGCCATGACCGCACTCAACGACATCCGCTACCAGAGGCTAGTGGTGGAAACGCTCATCACCAACGAGGACGTGTTGTTCTGA